gagcttgattGTGTGCTCCAGTTCTTTATTGCATTTTAGCAAAAATTAATCCTGGTCTATATTTAATATATGAAAGACCTTTGTAAAGGGTGTGCATTCTACCCCTACTGACAAGTTACCGAAGGCCGTCGTGTCTGTTTCTGTAACATCCTAGTATATTAGCAAGATGCCATGTAGTTACTGGCGCGCCCGCTTAGCGTTAATGTTTAACGCTAAGCCCTTAAAGGTGTCCTTTGCTCGGCAGGGCATCGACGGCTATATCCAGAAAGCGAAATGGCGAGTTCCACTGGACTGCACCAAACTAGAACTCGGGTAGGCAGAATAAAATGTGTGCTGTCAGTTGCTGAAGGATTCAAACTTTCATGCCTTGCTTTCTGCACAATCCTCTCTTGTCGGCTACGCAGTGGAGATGCACACATCTGTTTTATAATCAAACAAATCCTCTCATAGACACACATGTTTGGAACGCTTGAGACAGGATTCATAAGTATTGCTATAGGAACCAAGGAGTCGGCCAGCAGTTTCAGTGCTTGTCACTATTTTTCATGTTGAAATGATAAATGGAGACGGTTGTGCCACAGGTGGAGACGGACAAGTCGTTCGACGGCTACTTGGAGGACATTGACGGCAAATTCAAGGAGGCACTAAAGGAGTTGGTTCCTTGGCTCTTGGCACCAGAAAATCTTGTCGTCAAGGAGATCAATGGCCACAAAATCACATGTCAGGAACTCATGAACTACTTTCGGGTAAGAAAATCGTTCTGTGTGGTACGACGGGCACATTTACTTGTCCTTGCAGGTTTACGCCAAGGCATTCCAGGCAGGCAGTTTGCCGCAACCGAAATCAGTGCTACAGGTGAGCCACGAACTTTGTCTGTAGAATATTGCGAAACTAATCGTGTTTTTCAGGCGACGGCAGAGGCAAGTCACAGCGCCGCCAAGGAAAAATCCACGAGATTCTACTTAGAAGGCATGGATGAGGTCAGTGAGAACAATGATACAAAGCGACTCAGAAGCAACAGTTCTTCGCTACGCAGATGCCTCGTGGTGACCTCGACCGGCTGCGAAAAGCACACGCTAAGCTGCTGAACGAGGCGACAGACTTGTTCAGAACAGCTCCTAAGATCGGCGACGAATCGCTGTCACAGAGCTACCTCGAAAGTCTCACAAAGGCAAGCTGTATTTCGACTCTCGCATTACTGTGCCAACATTAATGCATTCTCCTAAACTACCGCCAACTCAAAAATTGCTGAACATGagcgtttatttttgttttcttgcttttactTTATACATTAAATGAGATATGTAGTCACAGAATGCGATCAGCACTTTACTAGCAATCACATGTGGCAGCATTGTGCTTTTACCGCCTCATGTCGTGTTAAACTAATTAAGGCTTTGATTACCCGTACCGGTATTGCTGTTATCTAAGGCTACAGGCTCACACTCTAGAAGGCTCGGCGCTTTTATCTCTTAAGTGGGCAGAATGTTATAAGGAATATAAAGTCACACAAGATGGTGAGGTTGCTTAAACGCCAAGAAAGAGAAATTTGCCTTAGGCATCTTGAACTGGAGGCAAACCTAGCATGGCATACCAACTGCCTACCTCCGAAATTTGTCCAGAGGTTATGGTCGTATTCTTTATAGAGTTTTAGTTTGTATATCCTCGAAGTTTCGAGCAACGTCTTTAAGTACGTAGTGTATAACTGCTATTGTTAAAAAATGTGGCCTCAGTGCACATTTCCGTCCTAAATCAAGGCGCACATTTTCTCTGTGCTTTGCTGTAAAACACAACGTGGGTATCATTAATTGGAGTTTGCACCTGATAAAACTTGTAGTTGTTTAGGCAGGAAAGACTAACACAATAGAAAATACAAAGTGAAAGACGTGATTCAGGAGGTTACCTTTTCCTTCCTTAATAAGCTTCTAGGAATAAAAATACACAGTAATGATGATTGCAAGTATAATATTGTCTGCGCCATCGTGTTATAACTCAAAGAATACATATAAAACAAAAAGCGATCCTCGTATATTTGGCAAACTTCACTAATTTCACAGTGATTAACGCTAATTGAGCGTGTACACACCTTTCTTCCAGGAACTTCAAGGGCATTTTGATCGCCTCTACAGGGACGAAGAGCAGTTTCTGCTAATAGAGGCAGAGAAAGAAAagcagagggagagagaaagacaacTTGAGAGGCAAAAAGAGGAGCAGAGagaaatggaaagaaaaagagagaaagaaagaatgcaGCAGTTGAAGAGAGAGCTGCAAGggcagaaggaaaaagaaaaggcaaatgaGAGGCAAATTGAAGTATTGAAGGAGAAGCTTTCTGCTTTGGAAACTGACATTTTGGAACAAAACCGACTAGCTGTGGCCGCCGAAGGGCTCGGCGTCGCACGCTCAGCTTTCGAGTTCGCCACGGAAATTGTGAAAGTTGTTCCTCGTCCGTAGGAGCACAAGGTTCCATGTGTTAACTGCAGGAAAAAGTGTGCTATAATCTACATGGTGAAGAAAGCAGCACGTTCACAATTGACAAGAAAAATGATGACATAATGCATCGATCTTTAGAACCCAAGCAACACCCATTTGTAAATTAGTGTTGAATTGGGCAAAACGCGTAATGCGGCAAGACACGAGATTATGTTATTTGTGCGCCTTAACGTTCTAATGACTAATTATATTACATTGACATATATTTGCTGTGATTTGCCACATGTCTAATAAAACTCACTTCGGGGTTGAAAACATTTCAACCGTGTAACACGAGACAAAAAAATGCGATGTCTTGCTGGTGAACCAGAAAGAGCTCTAAAACACAAAATTATGCATGTCATATATTTCAAACCTCCGCAGACAATTCAACCTCCCATCAGGTATTAATATAGGTGCTTAGTAATTACATTTGATGAGTCTTATCTTTTTATGCAAAGGTCCAGAATATTTTATCCTCGGATAATTAAGGTAGAATTGTGTTAGGAGCATGCTACATTTGGGGTGGAACACGATGTTGTGAGTTACCGTAAGGAATAAAGTGCATGCAGTCATTTTATTGCTTGCTCAAGAGCTTTTACTCTGTTTCGTCATTCTTTAGAAAAGACTCAACGTAATAAACAGACAACGAATGCCAAGTAgctcgcgcaaaaaaaaatgcagaaagatcTGGAAACACGCACAGAACGCCTGTCCCATCATGCGTTTTGATGTTTCCAAATGCGCTCGGCATacaacagcaaagaaaatgaGGCACTTTGAAAAGAAGAAACTTTTAAAAAGCTTGTAAACCTCATCGCCGAAATCTGTCTGGCCAGCatgaagagcttttttttttacgcattcTGTCAATGCAGGAACCTCTGTTCGGTCTTGCCTACAATGTTATCAAAAACATTGTCTTCGCGCTGTACGAATCAAACAAAACCGCCGGTTCATTGAACACAGCTCGGCAAAAGAGAAGCAAATGTGACACTAAAACACAAGAAAAATTTACAATGAAGGTAGGAAATTCAAGAGCGTCCAGGCTAACCAGGCCATCCGGCCAGGCTAAACCAAGAGCGTGGCGGTAGAACTGCCGTAGACTGTAGTGAGCCTAGGAACAAAAGAAAGTCCGGCTCGGTCTTAGTTGTCCTTTGTTAAAATAGGCTTGAAGAGATTTCCTAGATGTCCACAGAGCAACATAGTGTGCAGAAATAGCCAGTGTGAATAACAAGTTGGAAGAACATAGGAGGAACACAAGAGTGAAAGACAGAACGACGTGTCTTACCTTTTTTTCGATGAAAGTGTGCCGGTATGCTggtccttacgggtaacggagtgcattccaaaaggcggcaagcgtagcagggggcggcagcaaGTCAGGTCGGccgatgagattcagaagtttgtgggcatagggttggcgcagctggcaaagtaccgggttaattagagagacataggAAAGgtctttgccctgtagtgggtgcaGTCAGCCTAATGATGAAGATAATGCCCACTAGACCAGAAACAAGTGCTTCTCAGGCATGAGCAATATGGTTGTTTTTAAATGGGCGTTTCATTTTGCAGGCCTGCACTTTATTTCCCGCACATGGGGGGTGTGCAAAAGCGAACAACTTAATGTTTATTTTATAAATTTTACTGTATTCCTATTCAGCTTGCCTTTACATGTTTGGCGCGGGTGATGTTAGGACGGCGGAGAATAATTAATCGGTATTTCTTTCCTGATATCAGTAAATAAGAAATTACGACGAGGATTTACAAATTTTAGTCGCGTTATGCCCCCCTGTCTGCTACCAGCGTACCGATAACTTCTAGATTTCTCTCCTCCGTCTGCTACATCGAGTTAGCGTCTGAT
The genomic region above belongs to Amblyomma americanum isolate KBUSLIRL-KWMA chromosome 9, ASM5285725v1, whole genome shotgun sequence and contains:
- the LOC144104926 gene encoding atlastin-1-like, whose amino-acid sequence is METVVPQVETDKSFDGYLEDIDGKFKEALKELVPWLLAPENLVVKEINGHKITCQELMNYFRVYAKAFQAGSLPQPKSVLQATAEASHSAAKEKSTRFYLEGMDEMPRGDLDRLRKAHAKLLNEATDLFRTAPKIGDESLSQSYLESLTKELQGHFDRLYRDEEQFLLIEAEKEKQRERERQLERQKEEQREMERKREKERMQQLKRELQGQKEKEKANERQIEVLKEKLSALETDILEQNRLAVAAEGLGVARSAFEFATEIVKVVPRP